The following proteins are co-located in the Sporolactobacillus pectinivorans genome:
- a CDS encoding MFS transporter, producing the protein MSETGTQESLGGMSLNEDNQAIGKYQHQTVWAASIGYAMDGLDMMMLSFVLPLIITYFSINPAQAGSISTITLMGVVVGGIAFGIMADVYGRVRVFTWTILIFSLFTGLCAFAPNLATFNIFRFLSGLGLGGEFGIGMTLVTESWPKKLRTRATSYVALGYQAGTILATLCAAWIAPHFGWRGVFLVGVVPALFAWWSRRRLKEPEMWLNVKKEKKNKVSVLELFRSPKISLTTIGLILICSVQNFGYFGIMSWMPTMLATQHHYTIAGTVYWTISTIAGMVIGILVFGILADKWGRKPTYITFQICAALIVWIYFKIPNPILLVALGSILGFFVNGMMGGYGALLAEHYKTEARSTAENIIFNVGRFFGGFGPLIIGFFALNHSLSAALGIISFVYILAALSMLFLVPETKGKELA; encoded by the coding sequence GGATATGATGATGCTTTCATTCGTCTTGCCATTAATTATTACTTATTTCAGCATCAATCCAGCACAGGCCGGCAGCATCTCTACGATCACGTTAATGGGCGTCGTGGTCGGTGGTATCGCATTTGGTATCATGGCCGATGTTTATGGACGTGTTCGCGTGTTCACTTGGACTATTCTGATCTTTTCATTATTTACTGGGCTGTGTGCTTTCGCACCAAACCTGGCGACGTTCAACATTTTCCGGTTCCTGTCCGGGCTCGGACTTGGTGGTGAATTTGGCATCGGCATGACACTTGTCACTGAATCATGGCCAAAAAAGTTACGGACACGCGCCACGTCATATGTCGCGCTCGGCTATCAGGCCGGTACTATTCTGGCCACACTGTGCGCTGCATGGATTGCGCCGCACTTCGGCTGGCGCGGTGTCTTCCTGGTCGGCGTTGTTCCTGCACTTTTTGCCTGGTGGTCAAGACGCAGACTGAAAGAACCTGAGATGTGGCTGAATGTTAAAAAAGAAAAGAAAAACAAAGTGTCTGTTCTTGAACTGTTTCGTTCTCCTAAAATATCATTGACAACTATTGGTCTGATTCTAATCTGCAGTGTCCAGAACTTTGGTTATTTCGGAATTATGTCATGGATGCCAACTATGCTTGCAACACAGCATCATTATACTATTGCCGGAACGGTCTATTGGACCATCTCGACAATCGCTGGGATGGTAATCGGTATTTTGGTTTTTGGTATCCTTGCCGATAAGTGGGGCCGCAAACCGACTTATATTACTTTTCAGATCTGTGCTGCACTGATTGTCTGGATCTATTTCAAGATACCGAATCCGATCTTGCTTGTCGCTCTCGGATCAATCCTCGGTTTTTTTGTCAATGGTATGATGGGCGGCTACGGCGCGCTTCTGGCGGAACATTATAAGACGGAAGCAAGATCAACAGCCGAGAATATTATCTTTAATGTTGGCCGTTTCTTTGGCGGCTTCGGTCCGTTGATCATCGGATTCTTTGCACTCAATCATTCGTTGAGCGCGGCGCTTGGGATTATCTCATTCGTTTATATCCTTGCGGCGCTATCGATGCTGTTCCTTGTTCCGGAAACCAAGGGCAAAGAACTGGCCTGA